The following DNA comes from Populus trichocarpa isolate Nisqually-1 chromosome 19, P.trichocarpa_v4.1, whole genome shotgun sequence.
AAGGTTTGGCATCTTGTTCCTCCCTGAAAGAGCTATACTTGGCGGGAAATAAAATAAGTGAGGTAGAGGGTCTCCACCGCTTGTTGAAACTAACGGTTCTGGATCTGCGCTTCAACAAAATCTCTACCACCAAATGTCTTGGCCAACTTGCAGCTAACTACAATTCGTTGCAAGCCATCAGCTTGGAAGGAAATCCAGCACAGAAAAATGTCGGAGATGAACAACTCAAGAAATATCTGCAAGGTCTTCTCCCTCATCTGGTTTACTTCAACCGGCAGCCAACGAAAGCCAGCACATTGAAAGATGCAGCGGACCGATCAGTTAGGCTAGGCATCAGCTCCCATCAATTTGATCGTGGCCTCAGGTCAGAGAACAAAGCTGCAAGAAAGGCTAGCCATAGCCTAGCTGGTGCTAGGCCATCATCCTCATCAACTCATGCTCGTAAAAGTCATGCTGTAACCTCACCTAAACGGTCCAGGGGCAGGCATCTCCGTTTGCCACCGAATGGAGCCAAAACAACATCTAGTCATCGCTATCATCATAATCATGCTGATCTTGACAAATTCAATTATGGATTGGAGTTCTCATTTCACAGGAGTCGAAGTGAGGGAACTCTGGGAGCGTGCTGAGGTTTTCTATTATGCTTTCAACAGCATGGTTGGTACTTGGAACATTACTAAGTTTGGTTGTGTGGTTTTCTATCTTGGTATTATTTCTCACAAATAGGCAGTTGCCATGTTTGTGCACCAGAATTATCCTATCTTGTTTTAAGTTTGATGTTGCAAATTATCTGTTAAACAATGTTTAATGTGGTTTCCCCCTCaaatgaatttcttttctttatgagtggtttttttgttcttaatactCTTCGATCAATATTGtagtaatagttgtttttttatttttattttaaaaaatatcaaaatagtatatatatattttttattttttatgtttaagaaaaacaattttaattaatgtttaaaaaataataatttttaaaaaatatgtatttattcAAAACGgataaatttttacatgtaaaattaaaataaaatgcaagttTATAcgaatgaaaaacataatactttaatttttataaaactaaaatttaaaatacaattacatataaaatttaatataaaaacaaaataatttttttttatgatcatataaaaaataaaaactacaacGATATCGTAATTTATCCCGATAGAAGTAAAACTGTCTATGATCTGTTGAAAAGAGGTAGAAGCATGCATCAACAACTCTAATGATTCGATACTTTTTGACAGCGCAGCCTCTACTGTGCCCCAATCATCGCTCATGTCTCAATCTTCAAACAGGACTCACATGCCAAGAGACCTAAACTTTGTGGAGTTAATGTCCAGCCTTTTGCTctctcacttttcttgtatGGTTTCAATTCAAAGCCGGCAAATCCCAATCGTTTCCAATCACAAAAGATCAAGAAgagcactatttttttttttattaatatgattgttggtttcagtttatacatattttaattaatctcataaattctaaaattaacaattatataaatttttaataccTATCATATTAGTAATCACatgacttaaatttaaaatcacagaaaaacaaacacattgattttaagtttttatcactaaacatatatatatatatatatatatatatatatataaaaaaaacactatttatctTTGGGTTGTTGGCAGGCAGgcaaatcaaatttgatattttgacttcattttaacattttgtttttatagttttttaaattagtaaagTTCTGTTgttatgaaatataaaagataaaaataatatatttttatatactttatattttgaaaatataaaaatgaatagatttattttatattttttatttattcaattaaatatttttttgtctcttaTGTTCTAAAACTCCAACTTAACGCAATCCAAGAaaacttttctcttttctttctttgacaaTGAGATTTAGCTACTAAATTtaacacaatttaaatttaactgttctaatttattgaaatttatccAACTTGTACATGATTaaaactaatttcttttttattaataatcttATAAACATTGTTgccaaatattattaaattaaccacaATAATAGTTTctttgtgtttgatattatgatgtAACCTGTTTTTTAatacatgttttaaattattttttgtttaaaaaatattaaaatgattttttttaaagtattattcaatgatttttatataatggtatcaaaaattaaaaaaaaattattttaatatatttttaattaaaaaataacattaacacaAGAATTACTCAAACACCATTCACTTAAAATTAGTACAACTGTACAAGTACTTCTTGAAAGAAGACAACATGGTAGTACAAGAAGTGAAGTGGGGAATTCATATATGTCTGCCAAATGGACACACAATATCTGATTAGGTGTGGGCTACCCCATAATAATGGAGAAGAGAAGCCAACTCTTTCCAAGCCATGAGTGGGTCCAGAAGCATAGATGATAAAGCTAAAATGATCACGCAACTGCTTACCTTTCAagcataaaattttaaggggaaataacttgtttttttaaaaaaaaaaaaattaaaaattcttctGCCTTTTTACtctatctgttttttttttcgttcttgtAACGCTTACAATTAATTCtacatttgattttgtttgtggATTTTAGattacaaattaacattttaatttaaaaatacatcaaaataatatattttttatttattaacaatttttcctaaaaaaaaattaagaaaaaaaaaataacttattttttttattttaaaaaaatcttctgccttttctctatctctattttgttttacaagttttttttctttcttgtaacTCTCACAATTAATTCtacatttgattttgtttgtggATTTTAGATTATAAGttgacattttaaaataaaaaaagattctttataaaatttaagtgTAAGTAAAAGTTTGAATAgcgttttttcaaaaaacatttaaataaaataattttgtgttgattttttttaaaataaaataatagtgttgattttttttaaatcaaacagggttttaataaaattgttaattGATCCATCAAATCaagtaaatttaattatgttaactCCTATTTAAAACCATAACTAGGTTTGGGTTggagaaattatttaattaaattgggGCAAAGTCAGACTCATCCTAATCCAAAGTATTACTATAATCAATTGAACAACCGTcacagaataaaaatattagaaacaatGGTAagcttgatattaaaaaaaagaaattatcttgATTGGCTTATAGAAAATTCTTATATGAGGATGTGACCTTAAACACTtactctaaaataaaataaaataaaataaaataaataattcttataTGAGACCCACATTTAacattttcttaagaaaatctATGCAGGAtcaatttagttattaaaaaagagGAATATTGTATATATTACTAACTAAATTACAAATGAGTTTGTGGGTgctaactaatttaattaaataatataaatcacaacCAAAAATCAAAGGGAAACTTCATCCCCAATGTAAGAAGTATAAGGAACATcctctgactttttttttttttttttttgaccctTGAGTTAGATAGGAGTCTACTCTGCAACAAATAATCAATTGTTAAATAGAGTtatgattaataattaatgggATAGATgagttatattattataatatagtctaaattagtttattaattttaattggagtCAGCAAATCATCATAGTGACATGTCAACTtgatttaagttaaattttatgttaaattaggTGCAACTcaagctaatatttttttttattttaaaaatataaaaaataattctaaaattattttaaaaaatatatttcttcaataaaacatgtttttatctcttttaattgttttaaaaaatttcatcaataaaattattcaaaaaattcattaataataagcaaaagaattattatttcaaaatcaaatttcatcacatatttatttttaagtaggctaaattatatttcataaaagtATCTAATTACTTTcgtgtttgatattattgtggtaaaatatgttttttaaaaatatttttagaatatatcaaaatattttttttatatttaacattaacacattaaaattactaaaaaaatattaaattaatattttttaaaataaatatacttttaaaaaaacatataaaaaacaaaaattattgcaaTCCCTGCCAAATTTAAAACTTTAGCTATGAAGTAGAAATTTCTGAAGTAAATGTAAACCGCAGTACATCGTAGCACATCAATAAAACGAGCCTTCGCAATACTAAAACCTCAAGAATTTCTATAAATACCACAAAAATCATGGCCATGACTTCATCCTTCTCTCCAAAGTCAACCATAACCCAAAATAGACGAGAGAAAAGTTTCCCGTTTCTTTGATCAAAATGAACTCAAAACAACCATACCAGTCTGAACCGGACCTCCCAGTTCCACCACTCCCCACACTCCGCGTCCGCTCACCTTCTCTCTCCACCGCCCCCACAACCAACCGCCGTGTTGCCATAGCCGTGGACCTTTCCGACGAGAGTGCATATGCAGTCAAATGGGCGGTCCAGAACTACCTCCGTCCAGGTGATGCCGTGATCCTCCTCCACGTCCGGCCTACCTCCGCCCTCTACGGCGCTGATTGGGGGTCCATTCAACACCAAATCAATAACAACAACACCCCTTTTGATCAAAATAACCCAGACAGTTCTGACAATCAAGAAAGGCAGAAACTTGAGGAtgattttgatagttttacaaATAACAAAGCCAATTTGCTGGCTAAACCATTGTTGGAGGCTGATGTTCCTTTCAAGATTCATATAGTGAAGGATCATGACATGAAGGAGAGGCTTTGTTTGGAAGTTGAGAGGTTGGGGTTAAGTGCTGTGATAATGGGAAGTAGAGGTTTTGGTGCTACAAGAAAGATGGGGGGTGGTAAAGGAGGGATTGTTGGTGGTGGGAGATTAGGGAGTGTTAGTGATTATTGTGTGCAGCATTGTGTTTGtcctgttgttgttgttaggtGTAATGATGATGGTAAAGAGGGAGAGAGTGTGAAAATAGGAGGTCTTGGTGAGGAGATTGAGGAGGGTCTTCATCCTGTGCCTGAGGAGGACCAAGAGGAGTGTGTTGATGATGAGCTGAAAGGTTTGTATTTTGGAACTTTTTGCGTCATTTTTAGGTATGAAAtgatgagttttttattttgtgatgtGGGTTTTGTGTTTGTGTGGGGAAATTTTGGGTTAGGTGATTGGTTTGGTTAGTGGTGCTGTTTGCTTTTCTTGTTATGCTTTGGTTTGCTTGCTTGCTGTGGTTTGGAAATTTTAGGGTATTTGTGTTGATGTTAGTGATGCTACGTGgagaatttcttttttgatgttGCTTGtaaattttagtttggtttggGTGATTGATTAGAAAATCTGTTGTCCAAAACTCTATAGGggatgaagtttaattttttttaaaaaaaaaacagtaatctTAGCATAGATTTGTTGAATTGAATATTCCGAGTTTCTAAACTCATAGATGCTGCTGTTCTAGTTTGTTTATGGGGAATTAGCTATCGAAACTTGTTTGTTGTGTTGGAAAATTGGTGGGCACCCTAGCATATCTATTACGAGGAATGAGCTGAGTAGTGATAAAACTTTGGGCCCTTTGTGGTAGGATGGGATATAGGAAAGGGAGAGTGATAGCCTACTATCCTCTGTTTGGTGCAGGATGGCATAGAGATTTTATTCTTGACTAGGGTAAAGTAGATCTATATTCTATTTTGTGTAGGAAATTGCTAGAtgtccttcttctttctcttcttggtGCTGCTTTTAAAATTCAGCATTGCTAACGTGATAGCTTAGAACACGTGGGGATTGCATTGTTGCTTTAGTAATTAGAGCTAGGTTTCCTGTCTTTTTGGAACTTATACCAGCGAGACTTTGGACCTTTTGACTCTCTCTCATGCTTTTGGTAATAACATTGATGGATTTATTTGTTCTTAACTATGTGGTTTCTTCGCTTGGTAGTGCCTCTGTTTCCTAGTGCCTGACTTACTACCAAGTTTATGAATTGTCATGATTGTATAACACTTAACCTCTGTGTAACAGATGCTTAAAATGTGCTTGGTGCAATTGCAAGCTCCCTCTGAATTCAGGTGATGCTTTATtgtacttctttttctttgtaaactTGATGAGCCACCCCCACCCAAATTGTGTACAGAAGGAGAAAAGGGTTTAAGATGAGAAGTATGAGTTGTGGGTTTTATTTACTGCACGGGGCGAAAAATTATTGCAGTAactgaaatttttcttttttttgaatataagaTGTGCAGTGTTCAGATTTTCTAATCATACCTTTTATTCGATTAACTCATTAGTTATTTTGTCCTCAACAAGATGCCAAGTTTATTGCAATCTATTGGCCAAATCtgatgtatgtatatatatgtttcttgCAGCTAACAATTTTAAGGCCCCAAAATACGTGAAGGCTGTGGATTGTCATGAAGTTATAGGGTTATAATTTAgacataattttctttgttggacAATGAACCAGGTTGCTTCTCTTGTACATGGATCACGATGTCTGACAGAATAATTACTTTCTGGCTTATTGGCTTCTTTAGAACTCAAttcaactgtttttttcttcttttttttttaatcaagagtGATGTATTGCTAGTTACATATCTAAATGTTTACCCATTATCTCGGAGAATGTGTGTTTTTAGCATTTCAGTGTCTTATCAGAACTGGTTTTTGGAGTTGTACAGATTTTAAAAAGTTCCATGgcttttattcttgtttttggaCATCTTTTGCCTCCCCGGTTTTCTCTtggatttgtaaaaaaattgcaGCTTGCATGATGATGTTTAATTATACTCTCCTTCCTTTTCTGGCCAACATGTTATTTCTACATTATGCTCCTGGCTACTTGGGCTTTTTGTCAATATGTCCACTTAGAGGAGAAAGTATTGCTTGAGCCTCAACCCCCCGTTGCACAGGAAAATTAGGCAGATTGAAGATTAGCATGGCTATGAAACTTGCAGAAACGCTTGGTTCTGCATATCGAGAGAACCTTCAATATCCGAACCATACAGCCAATGTTCATATTCCTCTCGGGTTCTTGTGtgactttatggtaacaaattcattaaataacACCTCAGAATGCCCACAGTGCAAGAAAATAAACACCACTCACGATCAGGGTAAACCAAAACATAGGATAATTCTAGTGCATAACAAGCAACTGCCTTGAGTAACAAATAATTCTGAGATAAGAAACCCCATATAACCAAAGTAATGATCCAGCCGGACTTTTGAAAGTATAATAGAATCTCCTAGAAAGCTCCCAGTGTCCCCTCACTTCGACTCCTGTGAACAGAGGACGACTCTGATCTAAAGTTCAGGAGTTTGCTACCAAGATCATGATGACGAAGACTGGTTGTTGCTTGGGTTCCACTTGGTTGTGAACGGAGATGCCTTCCACTTGACCGTTTAGTTGAGATCACAGGTTGACTTTTACGAGCATGAGTTGATGAAGGTAATGGCCTTGCACCACCTAGACCATGGCTAGCCTTTCTCACAGCCTTGTTATCTGACCTGAGGCCACGATCAAATTGATGGCTACTGATGCCTAGCCTAACTGATCGATCGGCAGTGTCTTTCAAAGTGCTGGCTTTAATTGACTGCCGATTGAAGTAAATCAGATGGGGAAGAAGGCCTTGCAGATATTTCTTGAGTTGTTCATCTCCAACATTTTTCTGGGCCGAATTTCCTTCCAAGCTGATGGCTTGCAAGGAACTGTAGTTGGCTGCAAGTTGGCCTAGACATTTGGTTGTCGAGATTTTGTTGAAACGCAGATCCAGCACAGACAGTTTCAACAAACGGTGGAGACCCTCTACCTCGCTTATTTTATTTGCTGCCAAGTATAACTCTTTCAAGGAGGAACATGATGCCagacctttaacaaaagaaagtaGTGTTACAAGAATCAACACATATAATGATAGAAGATTTCAACACTAACACagaaaaagagaacaaataGGAAAGCTACAAACATCAAACGAAAATCCAGCACATAACATACCGTGTCCAATTCTGAATATACGATTGTAGCTCAAATCAAGTACACGAAGGCGGGTAAGCTCACGTAAACCCTCAATGGTGGAAATATTGTTTCTTGACAAATTCAACATATGAAGTCCTCGAGGGAGGGCACCAGCTGTTATTCTCACTGCAAAGGGtagaacaaacaaataaaaatcaaacacaaatttAGTTCAAGGCTATTCCACAAggcacataaaaaaatcatggaaggAATAAAAtgggatgaagttgaaaaagcAAACCTATAGAGTTCCCGGATAGATTAAGCATCCTTAGGCTACCAAATACACCAAGAAATGGGATCACTGCCAGCTCATGGTTTGACAGATGAGCCGTGGTAGCAGAGACACTCAAAGAAGAGATGTATCTTTTAGCAGCTTCTATGCCAGCAGTGTCCTTATTATCAACCTTTGCAGAAGTCAAATCATTGGAATCTCCCTTTACCGGGTCATCAGTACCAGGCAATCCATTTGTTTCTTCCAAAGGGCCAAAGTGTTGAAGATTGTTTACCCAATCTTTGATACGCTTCATTTTAAAATCCTTACTCGGCAATTCTTCCCACTGCTGAGTGGAGGATTCCCCTTGAAGATCTTTTGCCAAGTTCACCTCATCCATAACCGGCATTATCCAGTTCTGTGCCAAAGCTGAGTAATTATAAGACTCAAAACCTTCATCAATACAACTTCCAATATTGTTTTCCTCAGTATTAGGCATGTTATCATCCCTTCCTTGCTCTTTCATTTTCTGAGTTTCACCCCCCTGAATTGAAATCGTTGTCAACCTCATGCCTAGAGCATGTAGGTCCTCAGAAGATCTTGATTGTGGTGCTAAATATTCATAAGAATGTCTATGGGAAGTCAGTGCATAAGGGCCCATGTCTGAAAAAGAGCATGACTTTTCGAACATAGGAGGGCTGTGAGGAGACTGGTTACCAGATAAATTGCCA
Coding sequences within:
- the LOC7458850 gene encoding universal stress protein PHOS32 isoform X3 → MNSKQPYQSEPDLPVPPLPTLRVRSPSLSTAPTTNRRVAIAVDLSDESAYAVKWAVQNYLRPGDAVILLHVRPTSALYGADWGSIQHQINNNNTPFDQNNPDSSDNQERQKLEDDFDSFTNNKANLLAKPLLEADVPFKIHIVKDHDMKERLCLEVERLGLSAVIMGSRGFGATRKMGGGKGGIVGGGRLGSVSDYCVQHCVCPVVVVRCNDDGKEGESVKIGGLGEEIEEGLHPVPEEDQEECVDDELKDA
- the LOC7458850 gene encoding universal stress protein PHOS32 isoform X2; translation: MNSKQPYQSEPDLPVPPLPTLRVRSPSLSTAPTTNRRVAIAVDLSDESAYAVKWAVQNYLRPGDAVILLHVRPTSALYGADWGSIQHQINNNNTPFDQNNPDSSDNQERQKLEDDFDSFTNNKANLLAKPLLEADVPFKIHIVKDHDMKERLCLEVERLGLSAVIMGSRGFGATRKMGGGKGGIVGGGRLGSVSDYCVQHCVCPVVVVRCNDDGKEGESVKIGGLGEEIEEGLHPVPEEDQEECVDDELKMLKMCLVQLQAPSEFS
- the LOC7498157 gene encoding uncharacterized protein LOC7498157, translated to MVRFSCFSARIHSHKSKKTAQPSDEARHKSLEDLSQIQALPLTKSSSLILPKAQAGNQISNGVRDATRADVSVEQSWNSDKTENKMGDKNDMGAHQTRLIRKSQSLGSGLCHEGRVLCDNDTEEIDQGVYSDSLDQNGLLRPDGSKDSGISTTSEHEKALQLGSFNGSYGFVKKECIFSIDNRHYSEKEGPENSDTPFSGDGGNLSGNQSPHSPPMFEKSCSFSDMGPYALTSHRHSYEYLAPQSRSSEDLHALGMRLTTISIQGGETQKMKEQGRDDNMPNTEENNIGSCIDEGFESYNYSALAQNWIMPVMDEVNLAKDLQGESSTQQWEELPSKDFKMKRIKDWVNNLQHFGPLEETNGLPGTDDPVKGDSNDLTSAKVDNKDTAGIEAAKRYISSLSVSATTAHLSNHELAVIPFLGVFGSLRMLNLSGNSIVRITAGALPRGLHMLNLSRNNISTIEGLRELTRLRVLDLSYNRIFRIGHGLASCSSLKELYLAANKISEVEGLHRLLKLSVLDLRFNKISTTKCLGQLAANYSSLQAISLEGNSAQKNVGDEQLKKYLQGLLPHLIYFNRQSIKASTLKDTADRSVRLGISSHQFDRGLRSDNKAVRKASHGLGGARPLPSSTHARKSQPVISTKRSSGRHLRSQPSGTQATTSLRHHDLGSKLLNFRSESSSVHRSRSEGTLGAF
- the LOC7458850 gene encoding universal stress protein PHOS32 isoform X1, translating into MNSKQPYQSEPDLPVPPLPTLRVRSPSLSTAPTTNRRVAIAVDLSDESAYAVKWAVQNYLRPGDAVILLHVRPTSALYGADWGSIQHQINNNNTPFDQNNPDSSDNQERQKLEDDFDSFTNNKANLLAKPLLEADVPFKIHIVKDHDMKERLCLEVERLGLSAVIMGSRGFGATRKMGGGKGGIVGGGRLGSVSDYCVQHCVCPVVVVRCNDDGKEGESVKIGGLGEEIEEGLHPVPEEDQEECVDDELKANNFKAPKYVKAVDCHEVIGL